In a genomic window of Platichthys flesus chromosome 24, fPlaFle2.1, whole genome shotgun sequence:
- the c24h11orf68 gene encoding UPF0696 protein C11orf68 homolog, with the protein MLEHTRNIKRKQTIICATRVRENHTGQETSTSAARASPTDGDMEEEEAPVDGEVETTFAAETYAAESMAADLDPWIVFDCRKTPRSEFDDWLETNRPSQVYRYGDEESGVSPVGWIAVLGPDHGPSGSDVMGLQDSWDKLLGSGRSVSFETVKELALNHRVLSGKWLMHLDSGFKLDNAWECVARATLDGKISMVKVSAFDPKGDPQQVICCYNENFTDESQVIRLDSAIRATGVKCSLSYKPDVYTHLGIYRRNRWKLCPTIYESKFDLECVPRRSHVTNKVTNLEVT; encoded by the exons ATGTTGGAGCACACGAGGAATATAAA AAGGAAACAGACCATCATCTGCGCTACGCGTGTGCGGGAGAACCACACCGGACAAGAAACTTCAACATCTGCAG CACGAGCCTCCCCCACTGACGgcgacatggaggaggaagaggccccGGTCGATGGCGAAGTGGAAACCACCTTTGCCGCGGAGACCTACGCCGCTGAGTCCATGGCCGCAGACCTGGACCCCTGGATTGTGTTCGACTGCAGAAAAACGCCCAGGTCCGAGTTCGACGACTGGCTGGAGACCAACAGGCCCTCGCAAGTGTACAGATACGGCGACGAGGAAAGCGGTGTCAGCCCCGTGGGTTGGATCGCCGTGCTGGGCCCGGACCACGGCCCCAGTGGCTCTGATGTGATGGGTCTCCAGGACAGCTGGGATAAACTGTTGGGGAGTGGCCGGTCTGTCTCCTTCGAGACAGTGAAGGAGCTGGCTCTAAACCACAGGGTCCTCTCAGGCAAGTGGCTAATGCACTTGGACTCTGGTTTTAAGTTGGACAATGCATGGGAGTGTGTGGCCAGGGCAACCCTGGATGGAAAGATCTCCATGGTTAAAGTCAGTGCCTTCGATCCCAAGGGAGATCCCCAGCAGGTCATATGCTGCTATAACGAGAATTTCACTGATGAGAGCCAGGTTATAAGGCTGGACTCTGCCATCCGTGCCACAGGGGTCAAGTGCTCCCTCTCCTACAAGCCAGACGTGTACACACACCTGGGAATCTACCGCAGGAACCGCTGGAAGCTCTGCCCAACCATTTACGAGAGCAAATTTGACCTGGAGTGCGTACCGAGGCGCTCCCACGTCACCAACAAAGTCACCAATCTTGAAGTGACATAA
- the drap1 gene encoding dr1-associated corepressor isoform X2: MPSKKKKYNARFPPARIKKIMQTDEEIGKVAAAVPVIISRALELFLESLLTKACQVTQSRNAKTMTTSHLKQCIELEQQFDFLKDLVATVPDMQGEGEENHTEGGGEKVSRRGRKPGTGRKNGGVGSKGKDKKLSGTESEQEDDSEDSETEGDEEDGSQSSTNLQAAARFNRKWGNWKTTASMSHLKIVLHMFPWKYAIFALSIAQRYGT; this comes from the exons ATGCccagcaaaaagaagaaatacaaCGCCAGATTCCCCCCG GCGAGGATTAAGAAGATTATGCAGACAGATGAAGAAATAGGAAAGGTGGCTGCAGCAGTCCCCGTTATAATTT CGAGAGCCCTGGAGCTTTTTTTGGAATCGTTGCTTACGAAGGCCTGTCAAGTCACCCAGTCTAGGAACGCAAAGACGATGACAACGTCACATCT AAAACAGTGTATTGAACTGGAGCAACAGTTTGATTTCCTGAAAGACCTGGTGGCAACAGTGCCAGACATGCAGGGCGAGGGGGAAGAGAACCACACTGAGGGGGGAGGAGAAAAAGTTTCCCGCag GGGTAGAAAACCTGGAACTGGACGCAAGAATGGAGGGGTCGGCTCCAAAGGAAAGGACAAGAAGTTGTCTGGCACCGAGTCAGAACAAGAG GATGACTCTGAAGACAGCGAGACGGagggggacgaggaggacggCTCTCAGTCCAGCACAAATCTACAGGCTGCAGCAAGGTTCAACAG AAAGTGGGGCAACTGGAAGACCACTGCTTCTATGAGCCATTTAAAAATTGTGCTACACATGTTTCCATGGAAATATGCTATTTTCGCATTAAGCATTGCACAAAGGTACGGCACCTAA
- the drap1 gene encoding dr1-associated corepressor isoform X1, translating to MPSKKKKYNARFPPARIKKIMQTDEEIGKVAAAVPVIISRALELFLESLLTKACQVTQSRNAKTMTTSHLKQCIELEQQFDFLKDLVATVPDMQGEGEENHTEGGGEKVSRRGRKPGTGRKNGGVGSKGKDKKLSGTESEQEDDSEDSETEGDEEDGSQSSTNLQAAARFNSSDAPPQYMHTGDTVSTGSMAPAQPQGTMAFAPHPSMMSVALPPPAPAPHKNEDDDDDDEDYDS from the exons ATGCccagcaaaaagaagaaatacaaCGCCAGATTCCCCCCG GCGAGGATTAAGAAGATTATGCAGACAGATGAAGAAATAGGAAAGGTGGCTGCAGCAGTCCCCGTTATAATTT CGAGAGCCCTGGAGCTTTTTTTGGAATCGTTGCTTACGAAGGCCTGTCAAGTCACCCAGTCTAGGAACGCAAAGACGATGACAACGTCACATCT AAAACAGTGTATTGAACTGGAGCAACAGTTTGATTTCCTGAAAGACCTGGTGGCAACAGTGCCAGACATGCAGGGCGAGGGGGAAGAGAACCACACTGAGGGGGGAGGAGAAAAAGTTTCCCGCag GGGTAGAAAACCTGGAACTGGACGCAAGAATGGAGGGGTCGGCTCCAAAGGAAAGGACAAGAAGTTGTCTGGCACCGAGTCAGAACAAGAG GATGACTCTGAAGACAGCGAGACGGagggggacgaggaggacggCTCTCAGTCCAGCACAAATCTACAGGCTGCAGCAAGGTTCAACAG CTCCGACGCGCCCCCCCAGTACATGCACACGGGCGACACGGTCTCAACGGGCAGCATGGCACCAGCACAGCCCCAGGGCACCATGGCCTTCGCCCCGCACCCCTCCATGATGAGCGTGGCACTGCCTCCGCCAGCCCCAGCGCCGCACAAAAACGAGGATGACGACGACGACGATGAAGACTATGACTCTTAG